A genomic window from Arthrobacter globiformis includes:
- a CDS encoding malonic semialdehyde reductase: MTIAHEEAVIDSAAVDAIFAEARTANAFTGEVSEQQARAIYELTKFGPTAFNSQPLRVTYVRSEEARGKLVATLSAGNRAKTASAPLVAILSYDTAWQEQWDNFLPGYNAPKAMYDAAPDLATSTGNNNAHLQAGYFILAVRSLGFAAGPMTGADFAAIDAEFFPAGDQKSFLVVNIGQPGPEAWGDAKPKFAYEDVVRTV; the protein is encoded by the coding sequence ATGACAATCGCCCACGAAGAAGCAGTAATCGATTCCGCCGCCGTGGATGCCATTTTTGCCGAAGCCCGCACCGCCAACGCGTTCACGGGTGAAGTCAGCGAGCAGCAGGCCCGCGCCATCTACGAACTGACCAAGTTCGGCCCCACGGCCTTCAACTCCCAGCCCCTGCGCGTCACCTATGTGCGCTCGGAGGAGGCCCGCGGCAAGCTCGTGGCCACCCTGTCCGCGGGCAACCGGGCCAAGACGGCCTCCGCACCCCTCGTGGCGATCCTCAGCTACGACACCGCCTGGCAGGAACAGTGGGACAACTTCCTCCCCGGCTACAACGCCCCCAAAGCCATGTACGACGCCGCCCCGGACCTGGCCACCTCGACGGGCAACAACAACGCCCACCTGCAGGCCGGCTACTTCATCCTGGCCGTCCGCTCGCTCGGCTTCGCGGCCGGCCCGATGACCGGTGCGGACTTCGCTGCCATCGACGCTGAATTCTTCCCGGCTGGCGACCAGAAGAGCTTCCTGGTGGTGAACATTGGCCAGCCCGGCCCCGAGGCCTGGGGTGACGCAAAGCCCAAGTTCGCTTACGAGGACGTCGTCCGCACGGTCTGA
- the pgm gene encoding phosphoglucomutase (alpha-D-glucose-1,6-bisphosphate-dependent) → MASRAGTVAQPQDLVDLTALLDAYYDVKPDLGDPGQRVAFGTSGHRGSSLKASFNEAHIVAITQAIVEYRAGQGITGPLFLAKDTHGLSEPAQNSALEVLAANGVNVLIDARHGYTPTPALSHAILTYNRNAPAGAPQADGIVVTPSHNPPADGGFKYNPPHGGPADTDATGWIANRANELLENGLRGVKRIPLAQALEAETTGKFDFLSSYVDDLPSVLNLDAIRDAGVRIGADPMGGASVDYWGEIGERHQLNLTVVNPTVDPQWAFMTLDWDEKIRMDCSSPSAMASLINRMAVGADGSAAYDVATGNDADADRHGIVTPDGGLMNPNHYLAVAIDYLYRNRSGWNPNSVVGKTLVSSSIIDRVAGGLGRKLVEVPVGFKWFVPGLLSGEGAFGGEESAGASFNKRDGSVWTTDKDGILLALLASEITAVTGKSPSQLYKGLTDQFGAPVYARIDAAATRDQKAALGKLSPEDVTATELAGETITAKLTKAPGNGASIGGLKVVTENAWFAARPSGTEDVYKIYAESFKGADHLKQVQAEAKALVDGVIS, encoded by the coding sequence ATGGCTAGCCGAGCGGGCACAGTTGCCCAACCCCAAGACCTTGTCGACCTGACCGCACTGCTCGACGCGTATTACGACGTCAAACCTGACTTGGGGGATCCCGGCCAGCGCGTGGCCTTCGGAACCTCCGGGCACCGCGGATCAAGCCTGAAAGCGTCCTTCAATGAAGCGCATATCGTGGCGATCACGCAGGCGATCGTGGAATACCGCGCCGGACAGGGCATCACCGGCCCGCTGTTCCTGGCCAAGGACACCCACGGGCTGAGCGAACCGGCGCAGAACTCCGCCCTTGAGGTGCTGGCAGCAAACGGCGTGAACGTGCTCATCGACGCGCGGCACGGCTACACCCCCACCCCGGCACTGAGCCACGCAATCCTCACGTACAACCGCAACGCCCCGGCCGGAGCCCCGCAGGCTGACGGCATTGTAGTTACCCCCAGCCACAACCCGCCGGCTGACGGCGGCTTCAAGTACAACCCTCCGCACGGCGGCCCGGCCGACACCGACGCGACGGGCTGGATCGCCAACCGGGCCAACGAACTGCTGGAAAACGGGCTCCGCGGCGTGAAGCGGATTCCGCTGGCCCAGGCCCTCGAGGCCGAAACCACCGGAAAGTTCGACTTCCTGAGCAGCTACGTGGACGATCTGCCCTCTGTCCTGAACCTGGACGCCATCCGGGACGCCGGTGTCCGGATCGGCGCCGACCCCATGGGCGGCGCGTCCGTGGACTACTGGGGTGAGATTGGCGAACGCCACCAGCTGAACCTCACGGTGGTCAACCCCACGGTGGACCCGCAGTGGGCCTTCATGACCCTGGACTGGGACGAGAAGATCCGGATGGACTGCTCTTCCCCGTCAGCCATGGCCTCGCTCATCAACCGGATGGCTGTTGGTGCGGACGGGTCCGCCGCCTACGACGTCGCCACCGGGAACGACGCCGACGCCGACCGGCACGGCATCGTTACCCCCGACGGCGGCCTGATGAACCCCAATCATTACCTTGCGGTGGCCATCGACTATCTGTACCGCAACCGCAGCGGCTGGAACCCGAACTCCGTCGTGGGCAAGACCCTCGTGTCCTCCTCGATCATCGACCGCGTGGCGGGCGGCCTGGGCCGCAAGCTTGTGGAGGTGCCGGTGGGCTTCAAGTGGTTTGTTCCCGGCCTGCTCTCCGGCGAAGGTGCTTTCGGCGGCGAGGAATCGGCAGGCGCCTCCTTCAACAAGCGCGACGGCAGCGTCTGGACCACGGACAAGGACGGCATCCTGCTGGCACTGCTGGCCTCGGAGATCACTGCAGTCACCGGCAAATCGCCGTCCCAGCTCTACAAGGGCCTCACCGACCAGTTCGGCGCTCCTGTCTATGCACGGATCGACGCCGCCGCCACCCGGGACCAAAAGGCGGCGCTGGGCAAGCTGTCCCCGGAGGACGTCACTGCCACTGAGCTGGCCGGCGAGACGATCACCGCGAAGCTGACCAAGGCGCCGGGCAACGGCGCCTCCATCGGCGGCCTCAAGGTGGTTACCGAGAACGCGTGGTTCGCGGCCCGCCCCTCCGGCACCGAGGACGTCTACAAGATCTACGCGGAGTCCTTCAAGGGCGCCGACCACCTCAAGCAGGTCCAGGCCGAAGCGAAGGCGCTGGTGGACGGGGTCATTTCGTAG